GTTGTTGCGGGCGTGACCGCGCATGAGCTGGTAGGCGTGATCGACCGTGACCGATTTCCGCTGGGCGGTGATCCCTTTGGCCTGTTCGATGACGACCCGTGAGTCCAGTGCCTGCTGCAGCTGCTCGCTCAGCTGCTCCTGGTCGTGCAGCTTGGCGGCGTTGAGCACGTAGCCGGTCGCCACGTCGGCCAGGACCACGGCCACCGCAATATCCGCATCCGACCACTCCCGTGGCTCGCGTGAGTAGATGTTGAGTGCGCCGATGGCCTCACCGCCATCGCGCATCGGGATCCCGGCCACCCCGGCGATTCCCAGGTCAGTGGCGGTG
This Actinomycetes bacterium DNA region includes the following protein-coding sequences:
- a CDS encoding GAF and ANTAR domain-containing protein produces the protein TATDLGIAGVAGIPMRDGGEAIGALNIYSREPREWSDADIAVAVVLADVATGYVLNAAKLHDQEQLSEQLQQALDSRVVIEQAKGITAQRKSVTVDHAYQLMRGHARNNHASLRTVAEAIVGVGLQV